In Magnetospirillum sp. XM-1, a single window of DNA contains:
- the murG gene encoding undecaprenyldiphospho-muramoylpentapeptide beta-N-acetylglucosaminyltransferase, with amino-acid sequence MSANKPLIALAAGGTGGHVFPAEALASVLLDRGYRLALITDKRGAAYGGTLGKLETFRISAGGIAGRGKLSALRSALELGIGIIQARSILKRIRPAAVIGFGGYASVPGMAAASLAGIPTAIHEQNAVLGRANRLLAARVRRIATSFAEVSHVDAKLVPKLVHTGMPVRAAILASREAAYPEIGATGPIELLVLGGSQGARILSEVVPAALSRLPESLRGRIRIAQQCRPEDLDGVRRAYGGTGIDATLESFFADVPERLARAHLVIARAGASTVAELTTLGRPAILVPYPFAIDDHQTANAHAAEDSGGAWLMQQDSFTADTLASRLESLFTQPETLVRTAQCARNSGRPNAAQALADLVVGLIPNESGA; translated from the coding sequence ATGAGCGCCAACAAGCCCCTCATCGCCCTTGCCGCCGGCGGCACCGGCGGCCACGTCTTCCCGGCGGAAGCCCTGGCCAGCGTGCTGCTGGATCGCGGCTACCGGCTGGCGCTGATCACCGACAAGCGCGGCGCGGCCTATGGCGGCACGCTGGGCAAGCTCGAAACCTTCCGCATCTCGGCCGGCGGCATCGCCGGGCGCGGCAAGCTGTCGGCGCTGCGTTCCGCCCTGGAGCTGGGCATCGGCATCATCCAGGCCCGTTCCATCCTGAAGCGCATCCGCCCGGCCGCCGTGATCGGCTTCGGCGGCTACGCCTCGGTGCCGGGCATGGCGGCCGCGTCGCTGGCCGGCATTCCCACCGCCATCCACGAGCAGAACGCCGTGCTGGGCCGCGCCAACCGGCTGCTGGCCGCCCGCGTGCGCCGCATCGCCACCTCGTTCGCCGAGGTCAGCCACGTGGATGCCAAGCTGGTTCCCAAGCTGGTCCACACCGGCATGCCGGTGCGCGCCGCCATCCTGGCCAGCCGCGAGGCCGCCTATCCCGAGATCGGCGCCACCGGGCCCATCGAGCTGCTGGTGCTGGGCGGCAGCCAGGGGGCGCGCATCCTGTCCGAGGTGGTGCCCGCCGCCCTGTCCCGCCTGCCCGAATCCTTGCGCGGGCGCATCCGCATCGCCCAGCAATGCCGCCCCGAGGACTTGGACGGCGTGCGCCGGGCCTATGGCGGCACCGGCATCGACGCCACCCTGGAAAGCTTCTTCGCCGACGTGCCCGAGCGTCTGGCCCGCGCCCATCTGGTCATCGCAAGGGCCGGGGCCTCCACCGTGGCCGAGCTGACCACCCTGGGCCGTCCGGCCATCCTGGTGCCCTATCCCTTCGCCATCGACGACCACCAGACCGCCAACGCCCATGCCGCCGAGGATTCGGGCGGGGCCTGGCTGATGCAGCAGGATTCCTTCACCGCCGACACCCTGGCGTCGCGCCTGGAATCCCTGTTCACCCAGCCGGAAACCCTGGTGCGTACCGCGCAATGCGCCCGCAATTCCGGCCGCCCCAATGCGGCGCAAGCCCTGGCCGACCTGGTGGTCGGGCTGATCCCCAATGAGAGTGGAGCCTGA
- the murC gene encoding UDP-N-acetylmuramate--L-alanine ligase encodes MRTMSLNIGTIHFVGIGGIGMSGIAEILHNLGYSVQGTDIADNYNVERLRKMGIRVHIGHAAEALGDARVVVVSSAVKADNPEVQAARAKLVPVVRRAEMLAELMRLKSAIAIGGTHGKTTTTSLIAALLDAARLDPTVINGGIINAYGTNARLGASEWMVVEADESDGSFIKLPSTAVVVTNIDPEHMDHYGTVDRLHEAFRTFVENIPFYGFAAMCIDHPEVQALVARVPDRKLVTYGFNHQALVRVEKLAMDITGARYDVVITDRVTGATRTIADIHLPMYGEHNVLNSLAAIAVANELGLANDVVKKALSGFKGVKRRFTRTGEAKGVTVIDDYGHHPVEIAAVLKAARSACRGNVIAVVQPHRYSRLSSLFAEFCTCFNDADMVIVADVYAAGEKPMEGFDKTSLVKGLQEHGHRRVMALAEPKALAPLVNSLAGPGDMVVCLGAGNITAWAHALPGELAALPDPSPGGAE; translated from the coding sequence ATGCGCACCATGTCGCTGAACATCGGCACCATCCACTTCGTCGGCATCGGCGGCATCGGCATGTCGGGCATCGCCGAGATCCTGCACAACCTGGGCTATTCGGTGCAGGGCACCGACATCGCCGACAACTACAACGTCGAGCGCCTGCGCAAGATGGGCATCCGCGTCCATATCGGCCACGCGGCCGAGGCCCTGGGCGACGCCCGCGTGGTGGTGGTGTCGTCGGCGGTCAAGGCCGACAACCCCGAGGTCCAGGCCGCCCGCGCCAAGCTGGTCCCCGTGGTGCGCCGCGCCGAGATGCTGGCCGAGCTGATGCGCCTCAAATCCGCCATCGCCATCGGCGGCACCCACGGCAAGACCACCACCACCTCGCTGATCGCCGCCTTGCTCGACGCCGCCCGGCTGGACCCCACGGTGATCAACGGCGGCATCATCAACGCCTACGGCACCAATGCCCGCCTCGGCGCCAGCGAGTGGATGGTGGTCGAGGCCGACGAGAGCGACGGCTCCTTCATCAAGCTGCCGTCCACCGCCGTGGTGGTGACCAACATCGATCCCGAGCACATGGACCATTACGGCACGGTGGACAGGCTGCACGAGGCCTTCCGCACCTTCGTCGAGAACATCCCGTTCTACGGCTTCGCCGCCATGTGCATCGACCACCCCGAGGTCCAGGCCCTGGTCGCCCGCGTGCCCGACCGCAAGCTGGTGACCTACGGCTTCAACCACCAGGCCCTGGTCCGCGTCGAGAAGCTGGCCATGGACATCACGGGGGCGCGCTACGACGTGGTCATCACCGACCGCGTCACCGGCGCCACCCGGACCATCGCCGACATCCACCTGCCCATGTACGGCGAGCACAACGTGCTGAACTCGCTGGCCGCCATCGCCGTGGCCAACGAGCTGGGCCTGGCCAACGACGTGGTCAAGAAGGCGCTCTCCGGCTTCAAGGGCGTCAAGCGCCGCTTCACCCGCACCGGCGAGGCCAAGGGCGTCACCGTCATCGACGATTACGGCCACCATCCGGTGGAAATCGCCGCCGTCTTGAAGGCGGCCCGCTCCGCCTGCCGGGGCAACGTCATCGCCGTGGTGCAGCCCCACCGCTATTCCCGCCTGTCCAGCCTGTTCGCCGAGTTCTGCACCTGCTTCAACGACGCCGACATGGTGATCGTCGCCGACGTCTACGCGGCGGGCGAGAAGCCCATGGAGGGCTTCGACAAGACCTCGCTGGTCAAGGGCCTGCAGGAGCACGGCCACCGCCGGGTGATGGCCCTGGCCGAACCCAAGGCCCTGGCGCCGCTGGTCAATTCCCTGGCCGGTCCCGGCGACATGGTGGTCTGCCTGGGCGCCGGCAACATCACCGCCTGGGCCCATGCCCTGCCGGGCGAACTGGCCGCCCTGCCCGACCCCAGCCCGGGAGGCGCCGAATGA
- the murB gene encoding UDP-N-acetylmuramate dehydrogenase, giving the protein MMAAARHHDWRDALPPVRGRMSFDAPMAPFTWFRVGGNAEALFRPADLDDLIAVLEVLHADIPVTVVGVGSNLLVRDGGVPGMVIRLVGPFATIDVSGDTITAGAGALDLTVARTAEEEGLAGLEFLSGVPGTVGGALRMNAGAFGAEMKDVTISAQALDRSGNLQILGPDELGFTYRRCAVPEGWIFLSASLKGRPGKPAEIGARMAEIARAREEAQPVKVRTGGSTFANPEGHSAWKLIDAAGCRGLVMGGAQVSEKHCNFLLNTGDATAADIEDLGEEVRRRVRETSGIDLHWEIRRIGVRK; this is encoded by the coding sequence ATGATGGCAGCCGCCCGGCACCATGACTGGCGCGACGCCCTGCCCCCGGTCCGGGGACGGATGAGCTTCGACGCGCCCATGGCGCCCTTCACCTGGTTCCGGGTGGGAGGCAATGCCGAGGCGTTGTTCCGCCCCGCCGACCTGGACGACCTGATTGCCGTGCTGGAGGTCCTGCACGCCGACATACCGGTCACCGTGGTCGGCGTCGGCTCGAACCTGCTGGTCAGGGACGGCGGCGTGCCGGGCATGGTGATCCGTCTGGTCGGCCCCTTCGCCACCATCGACGTGTCGGGCGACACCATCACCGCCGGAGCGGGCGCCCTGGACCTGACCGTGGCGCGCACCGCCGAGGAGGAAGGCCTGGCCGGGCTGGAATTCCTGTCCGGCGTTCCCGGCACCGTCGGCGGCGCGCTGCGCATGAACGCCGGGGCCTTCGGGGCTGAGATGAAGGACGTGACCATCTCGGCCCAGGCCCTGGACCGGAGCGGCAACCTGCAGATTCTCGGCCCCGACGAGTTGGGATTCACCTATCGCCGCTGTGCCGTGCCCGAGGGCTGGATCTTCCTGTCCGCCTCGCTGAAGGGCCGCCCCGGCAAGCCCGCCGAGATCGGCGCGCGCATGGCCGAGATCGCCAGGGCCCGCGAGGAGGCGCAGCCGGTCAAGGTGCGCACCGGCGGCTCCACCTTCGCCAATCCGGAAGGGCACAGCGCCTGGAAGCTGATCGACGCCGCCGGCTGCCGGGGCCTCGTCATGGGCGGCGCCCAGGTGTCGGAGAAGCACTGCAACTTCCTCCTGAACACCGGCGACGCCACCGCCGCCGACATCGAGGACCTGGGAGAAGAGGTCCGCCGCCGGGTGCGTGAAACCAGCGGAATCGACCTGCATTGGGAAATCCGCCGTATCGGAGTGAGGAAATGA